A part of Hippea maritima DSM 10411 genomic DNA contains:
- a CDS encoding PadR family transcriptional regulator: MSEVNVKIKGWCKNYPGERPPRFLRAFLLLFLAEGEAHGYELIEKLKDMGVKYETHEFGYVYKTLRNMEKEGLLNSRWNVKEKGAAKRIYRITDKGMANLDEWVRVLSNIKDSINSFLKAYTRIKEEKQN, translated from the coding sequence ATGAGTGAAGTTAATGTAAAGATAAAGGGTTGGTGTAAAAATTATCCTGGAGAAAGGCCCCCAAGGTTTTTAAGGGCTTTCTTGCTTCTGTTTTTAGCAGAAGGAGAGGCTCACGGATATGAATTGATTGAAAAATTAAAAGATATGGGTGTAAAATACGAGACCCATGAGTTTGGTTATGTCTATAAAACATTAAGGAATATGGAGAAAGAAGGTCTGTTGAACTCAAGATGGAATGTTAAGGAAAAAGGGGCAGCAAAGAGAATTTATAGAATAACGGATAAAGGTATGGCAAATCTTGATGAATGGGTAAGGGTGCTTTCGAATATAAAAGACAGCATAAACAGCTTCTTAAAGGCTTACACTCGAATTAAGGAGGAAAAGCAGAACTAA